Proteins from a single region of Haloarchaeobius litoreus:
- a CDS encoding thiamine pyrophosphate-requiring protein, with translation MDVPREPPAESAESSTTSAAERLLRAWREHGVEYVFANLGTDHAPLLEAMARLRSAGESDAMPSVVVCPHEFVAMSAAHGYTAVTGTPQVVLVHVDVGTQNLGAAMHNAHRANVPVFVAAGLAPVTDSGYLGSRNHFVHYHQDVFDQPGIVREYCRWTDEYRPPADPADLVARGLERAQDAPAGPVYVTATREALEARFDDGELDELRDVTSAGEPGPSAESVAKLADAVSAAEAPVVITGGTCDPERLVTFAEATGAGVVEHASTRVGFPRDHPQHLGFDPAPTFERADLVVLASVEVPWIPSRGEPTPETTVVQIDPEPTKRTFPVWNFAVDERVAADPGETFDRLVEALDGEQAAGFAFAELAEQRRAERAATLESHRDAGALTPEVATDVVNGVVDESTIVVEDAVTAMGALREHLDVPVGDGMLSKGGAGLGWAGGAAVGAKLARPDARVVSIVGDGSYLFTHPAISAWLSAAVGAPTLTVIYDNGGWNAVERATLSQYPEGVVENDGLPERTFDPAPALTAPAGIVDAHTAVAENEAALAACLDDAVAAVDDGSPAVVHVRLDERP, from the coding sequence ATGGACGTCCCCCGAGAGCCTCCCGCCGAGTCCGCGGAATCGAGCACGACGAGCGCGGCCGAACGACTGCTCAGGGCGTGGCGCGAGCACGGAGTCGAGTACGTCTTCGCGAACCTCGGGACCGACCACGCGCCGCTGCTCGAGGCGATGGCGCGGCTCCGGTCGGCCGGTGAGTCCGATGCGATGCCCTCCGTCGTCGTCTGCCCGCACGAGTTCGTCGCGATGAGCGCGGCTCACGGCTACACGGCCGTCACGGGGACGCCGCAGGTCGTGCTCGTCCACGTCGACGTCGGGACCCAGAACCTCGGTGCGGCGATGCACAACGCCCACCGGGCGAACGTCCCCGTGTTCGTCGCGGCGGGACTCGCTCCCGTCACCGACTCCGGCTATCTCGGCTCCCGGAACCACTTCGTCCACTACCACCAGGACGTGTTCGACCAGCCCGGCATCGTCCGCGAGTACTGCCGCTGGACCGACGAGTACCGGCCACCCGCCGACCCCGCGGACCTCGTCGCTCGCGGGCTCGAACGGGCACAGGACGCGCCAGCAGGTCCCGTGTACGTGACGGCGACGCGGGAGGCGCTGGAGGCACGGTTCGACGACGGCGAACTCGACGAACTGCGCGACGTGACGTCGGCCGGTGAACCCGGACCGAGCGCCGAATCGGTCGCCAAGCTGGCCGACGCTGTCTCGGCGGCCGAGGCACCGGTCGTGATAACCGGCGGGACGTGCGACCCGGAGCGCCTCGTCACGTTCGCGGAGGCGACCGGTGCCGGCGTCGTCGAACACGCCTCGACCCGGGTCGGCTTCCCCAGGGACCACCCACAGCATCTCGGCTTCGACCCAGCACCGACGTTCGAACGGGCCGACCTCGTCGTGCTCGCCTCGGTCGAGGTCCCCTGGATTCCGTCACGCGGGGAGCCGACACCGGAAACCACGGTCGTGCAGATCGACCCCGAGCCCACGAAGCGAACGTTCCCCGTCTGGAACTTCGCCGTGGACGAGCGTGTCGCGGCCGACCCCGGCGAGACGTTCGACAGGCTCGTCGAAGCACTCGACGGTGAGCAAGCGGCTGGGTTCGCATTCGCGGAGCTGGCCGAGCAGCGTCGAGCGGAACGCGCTGCGACGCTCGAATCCCATCGTGACGCCGGGGCGTTGACACCCGAGGTCGCCACCGACGTGGTGAACGGGGTCGTCGACGAGTCGACAATCGTCGTGGAGGATGCCGTCACCGCCATGGGAGCGCTGCGGGAGCACCTCGACGTCCCGGTCGGCGACGGGATGCTGTCGAAGGGCGGTGCCGGGCTCGGCTGGGCGGGTGGGGCCGCCGTCGGTGCGAAGCTCGCGCGTCCCGACGCACGCGTCGTCTCCATCGTCGGCGACGGCTCGTACCTGTTCACCCACCCCGCAATCTCGGCGTGGTTGTCGGCGGCCGTGGGTGCACCGACACTGACCGTCATCTACGACAACGGTGGCTGGAACGCAGTCGAACGGGCGACGCTGAGTCAGTACCCCGAGGGCGTCGTCGAGAACGACGGGCTGCCGGAGCGGACGTTCGACCCTGCGCCTGCACTCACGGCCCCGGCGGGAATCGTCGATGCACACACGGCCGTTGCCGAGAACGAGGCGGCGCTCGCAGCGTGTCTCGATGACGCAGTCGCGGCGGTCGATGACGGGTCGCCTGCCGTGGTCCACGTCCGCCTCGACGAGCGACCGTAA
- a CDS encoding Rieske (2Fe-2S) protein produces MTRHVVGAVEEFEEGGGRAVEVDGLPIAIFNVEGEFHAISNRCVHKGGPLGKGVLHSDLPSIDEDRNSVHCPWHFWEFDLETGRSVVDDRVGLRTFDVSVDGDEVVVDL; encoded by the coding sequence ATGACACGGCACGTGGTTGGCGCGGTGGAGGAGTTCGAGGAGGGTGGGGGGCGTGCCGTCGAGGTCGACGGACTCCCCATCGCCATCTTCAACGTGGAGGGCGAGTTCCACGCCATCTCGAACCGCTGTGTCCACAAGGGCGGACCGCTCGGCAAGGGCGTGCTGCACTCGGACCTCCCGTCCATCGACGAGGACCGGAACTCGGTCCACTGCCCGTGGCACTTCTGGGAGTTCGACCTGGAGACGGGCCGGAGCGTCGTCGACGACCGGGTCGGACTCCGGACGTTCGACGTGAGTGTCGACGGCGACGAGGTCGTCGTCGACCTGTAG
- a CDS encoding MaoC/PaaZ C-terminal domain-containing protein, whose product MARYFEDLSAGEVGTLGTYRMTEAEIVEFASRYDPLPIHTDESVAEASEHGGLIASGFHTFSAVNSVVTVEFKRDLAVVAGLGIDDLRWHAPVRPGDELTVELSIPELRRSETDPDRGIYRLSVSGHDTDGGEVISYVDSGLVRVRGDGG is encoded by the coding sequence ATGGCACGGTACTTCGAGGACCTCTCGGCGGGCGAGGTCGGCACCCTCGGCACCTACCGCATGACCGAGGCCGAGATCGTCGAGTTCGCGAGCAGGTACGACCCGCTCCCGATCCACACGGACGAATCGGTCGCCGAGGCGTCCGAACATGGCGGACTCATCGCGAGCGGCTTCCACACGTTCTCGGCGGTCAACAGCGTCGTCACCGTGGAGTTCAAGCGCGACCTCGCGGTCGTGGCCGGGCTTGGCATCGACGACCTCCGCTGGCACGCCCCCGTCAGGCCCGGGGACGAGCTCACCGTCGAGCTGTCGATCCCCGAGCTTCGCCGGTCGGAGACCGACCCCGACCGCGGTATCTACCGGCTGTCGGTGAGTGGCCACGACACGGACGGCGGCGAGGTCATCTCGTACGTCGACTCGGGGCTGGTCCGGGTACGTGGCGACGGCGGATGA
- a CDS encoding aldehyde dehydrogenase family protein, with amino-acid sequence MPPTEEYGLYIDGDWHGRERQFEVRDPATNEPLATVASASVEDAELAIEAAATTFEEWRQVDHSDRGSRLLRAADVLRAHSDELARTETLETGRPLGQSKRRIGGAIGFFDYYGGMADKIEGETIPIDGDRHSYTVREPLGVTGHIVPWNSPSILAARSFAPALACGNTVVAKPSPDAPLTVLRLAELLGQAGLPAGAVNVVPDADAVAGKTITESDTVAGISFTGSRGVGKQVLKTAADTLTPVDLELGGNTPCIVFPDADLDAVVEDGLKAYDNAGQICFTISRFFVHADIYDEFADRFAEAIDSLVVGAWDEEPDVGPVISPAARDRLVDYVDGAVSDGARLLAGGTIPREDGNFYRPTLIDQVDDTDPVACDELFGPVKTLHEFEAEAEVVARANDTEYGLYAVIWTNDVSRVHRLVEAMEAGVVAVNEFPILAPQTPFGGYKESGIGRTKGHHAIEHFTQVKSATISYE; translated from the coding sequence ATGCCTCCGACCGAGGAGTATGGGCTATACATAGACGGCGACTGGCACGGGAGGGAGCGACAGTTCGAGGTACGCGACCCGGCAACGAACGAACCGCTTGCGACGGTCGCCTCGGCGTCGGTCGAAGACGCAGAGCTGGCGATCGAAGCGGCGGCGACGACCTTCGAGGAGTGGCGGCAGGTCGACCACAGCGACCGCGGCAGCCGTCTTCTACGGGCCGCGGACGTGTTGCGAGCGCACAGCGACGAACTCGCGCGGACCGAGACGCTCGAGACCGGTCGACCGCTCGGGCAGTCGAAGCGACGTATCGGCGGTGCCATCGGCTTCTTCGACTACTACGGTGGGATGGCCGACAAGATAGAGGGAGAGACCATCCCCATCGACGGTGATCGGCACAGCTACACCGTCCGTGAGCCACTCGGGGTGACGGGCCACATCGTCCCGTGGAACTCGCCCAGCATCCTCGCAGCACGGAGCTTCGCCCCGGCGCTGGCCTGCGGGAACACCGTCGTCGCGAAGCCCTCGCCCGACGCCCCGTTGACTGTCCTGCGGCTGGCGGAACTGCTTGGCCAGGCGGGACTCCCGGCGGGGGCCGTGAACGTCGTCCCCGACGCGGACGCCGTCGCCGGGAAGACGATAACGGAGAGCGACACCGTCGCGGGCATCAGCTTCACCGGGTCGCGGGGGGTCGGCAAGCAGGTGCTGAAGACCGCCGCGGACACCCTCACACCGGTCGACCTCGAACTCGGCGGAAACACGCCCTGTATCGTCTTCCCCGACGCCGACCTCGACGCCGTCGTCGAGGACGGACTGAAGGCGTACGACAACGCCGGCCAGATCTGCTTCACCATCTCGCGCTTCTTCGTCCACGCGGACATCTACGACGAGTTCGCCGACCGCTTCGCCGAAGCCATCGATTCCCTCGTCGTCGGAGCCTGGGACGAGGAGCCCGACGTCGGGCCGGTCATCTCGCCGGCAGCACGTGACAGGCTCGTCGATTACGTCGACGGGGCGGTCAGCGACGGCGCGCGCCTCCTCGCCGGCGGGACGATTCCCCGGGAGGATGGCAACTTCTACCGCCCGACGCTGATAGACCAGGTGGACGACACGGACCCGGTCGCCTGCGACGAGCTGTTCGGACCGGTGAAGACCCTGCACGAGTTCGAGGCCGAGGCCGAGGTGGTCGCCCGTGCGAACGACACCGAGTACGGCCTCTACGCGGTCATCTGGACGAACGACGTCTCGCGCGTCCACCGGCTGGTCGAGGCGATGGAAGCCGGCGTCGTCGCGGTGAACGAGTTCCCGATACTGGCCCCGCAGACACCCTTCGGCGGCTACAAGGAGAGCGGCATCGGCCGTACGAAGGGCCACCACGCCATCGAGCACTTCACGCAGGTCAAGAGCGCGACCATCAGCTACGAGTGA
- a CDS encoding FAD-dependent monooxygenase — protein MPALPPETQVLVVGGGPTGLSAAAELSLHGIESVIVEPRTYVSHTNPRAKLTNVRTMEHFRRWGVADRIRDAANLPIGWSQEVVFCTSLLGDELARFDNVFGMKPSESYAEPAQQVPQFLTEDTLRDVVEEDPNCTLATGWRLDSLEQDDGGVTATVESTVERMSVRRGEQREIRAEYLLGCDGVRSTVREEIGSAYEGDASPRQNLGVVFRAPHLAERHGLGPAVHYWTLTPHVQGFMGRLDLEDRWWLIAVGVADLDAIDPESLVYEMVGDEFEMTVLTTDPWSAKMLLVDDARAGRVFLVGDAAHLNPPWGGHGYNTGVADAVDIGWKLGAVLNGWADPALLRTYETERRGVHEEVIDVSTENMRSSPADLVSGHVDAADEIATADYEALAADIYEKKKLEFHSLGMVLGYRYDDSPVVVDDDAEAPPLSRTEHVQTSYPGTRLPHSWLDREADRSLYDELGPGLTLLRLDAGVSVDGLRAAAADRGIPLSVVTVAGDRLSHDYEAPLLLVRPDQHVAWRGSSDPPDPHSIFETISGATLGT, from the coding sequence GTGCCAGCACTCCCGCCCGAGACACAGGTACTCGTCGTCGGTGGCGGTCCGACCGGTCTGTCGGCCGCGGCAGAACTCAGTCTGCACGGCATAGAGAGCGTGATTGTCGAGCCACGGACGTACGTGAGCCACACCAATCCGCGGGCGAAGCTCACGAACGTCCGGACGATGGAACACTTCAGGCGCTGGGGCGTCGCTGACCGCATCCGCGACGCGGCGAACCTGCCCATCGGCTGGTCGCAGGAGGTCGTCTTCTGTACGAGTCTGCTGGGCGACGAGCTCGCCAGATTCGACAACGTGTTCGGCATGAAGCCGTCGGAGTCGTACGCCGAGCCCGCCCAGCAGGTTCCGCAGTTCCTCACCGAGGACACCCTGCGGGACGTCGTGGAGGAGGACCCGAACTGCACGCTCGCGACCGGCTGGCGACTCGACTCGCTCGAACAGGACGACGGGGGCGTCACGGCGACGGTCGAGAGCACGGTCGAACGGATGAGCGTCCGCCGCGGGGAGCAGCGGGAGATTCGCGCCGAGTACCTGCTCGGCTGTGACGGCGTGCGGAGCACCGTCCGCGAGGAGATCGGCTCCGCCTACGAGGGCGACGCGAGCCCACGACAGAACCTCGGGGTCGTGTTCCGCGCGCCGCACCTCGCCGAGCGACACGGGCTCGGCCCGGCCGTGCACTACTGGACCCTGACCCCCCACGTCCAGGGGTTCATGGGCCGTCTGGACCTCGAAGACCGGTGGTGGCTCATCGCCGTCGGCGTCGCCGACCTCGACGCAATCGACCCGGAGTCGCTCGTCTACGAGATGGTCGGTGACGAGTTCGAGATGACCGTCCTGACGACCGACCCCTGGTCTGCGAAGATGCTCCTCGTCGACGATGCACGGGCAGGACGCGTGTTCCTCGTCGGCGACGCGGCCCACCTCAACCCACCGTGGGGCGGACACGGCTACAACACCGGCGTCGCCGACGCGGTCGACATCGGCTGGAAGCTCGGCGCGGTGCTGAACGGCTGGGCCGACCCGGCGCTGCTGAGGACGTACGAGACCGAGCGACGCGGTGTCCACGAGGAGGTCATCGACGTCTCCACGGAGAACATGCGGTCCTCGCCGGCGGACCTCGTCTCGGGGCACGTCGACGCCGCCGACGAGATAGCGACGGCCGATTACGAGGCGCTCGCCGCCGACATCTACGAGAAGAAGAAACTGGAGTTCCACAGCCTCGGGATGGTCCTCGGCTACCGCTACGACGACTCGCCGGTCGTCGTCGACGACGACGCTGAGGCACCCCCGTTGAGTCGAACCGAGCACGTCCAGACGAGCTATCCCGGCACACGCCTGCCCCACAGCTGGCTCGACAGGGAGGCGGACCGGTCGCTCTACGACGAGCTCGGCCCGGGACTCACGCTGTTGCGTCTCGATGCGGGCGTTTCGGTCGATGGCCTTCGGGCGGCGGCCGCGGACCGTGGCATCCCGCTCTCCGTCGTCACCGTCGCGGGCGACCGACTCTCGCACGACTACGAGGCACCGCTGTTGCTGGTGCGGCCGGACCAGCACGTCGCGTGGCGTGGCTCCAGCGATCCCCCTGACCCCCACTCGATCTTCGAAACCATCTCCGGGGCCACTCTCGGGACCTGA
- a CDS encoding WD40/YVTN/BNR-like repeat-containing protein produces the protein MALLMGTDDGLYRVTDIPFTEGETDRVLDCGRVTQVEDLAHADGIVVCSTAGVYRSTDGGETWTELDVPKGDRYWVEGDDIVFSVQATGDALYAGTNQPALYRSYDGGDSWHELRSFRELESQPHWESPEDPKRARIRNIEQPPDAPSRLVVAVEVGGVHVSDDGGDTWRDCREGIEDDVHHVLPLTSDCWLAATGYFDLELEHVGLQTGLGHATGWGGLFRTTDAGRTWKRLDPGNEYSYIRRAFTHDGTVFFSGASGAPPDWESDSHEAALFESTNFGRTFERVEFPGEPRDVIEDWVVEDDGTVLCGGGLFDIPDPRLDVEGTVLRRHEDGTYETVGTVPSSIGRMELV, from the coding sequence ATGGCACTCCTCATGGGGACAGACGATGGACTGTACCGCGTCACCGACATCCCGTTCACCGAGGGCGAGACGGACCGCGTGCTCGACTGCGGCCGGGTGACCCAGGTCGAGGACCTCGCTCATGCCGACGGCATAGTCGTCTGCTCGACGGCCGGCGTCTATCGGTCGACCGACGGCGGCGAGACGTGGACCGAACTCGACGTCCCGAAGGGCGACCGCTACTGGGTCGAAGGCGACGACATCGTGTTCTCGGTCCAGGCGACTGGGGACGCGCTGTACGCGGGGACGAACCAGCCGGCGCTCTACCGGTCTTACGATGGCGGCGACTCCTGGCACGAGCTCCGCAGCTTCAGGGAGCTCGAATCACAGCCGCACTGGGAGTCCCCCGAGGACCCGAAGCGGGCGCGCATCCGGAACATCGAGCAGCCACCTGACGCGCCGAGCAGGCTCGTCGTCGCCGTCGAGGTCGGCGGCGTCCACGTCAGCGACGACGGTGGCGACACCTGGCGGGACTGTCGCGAGGGAATCGAGGACGACGTGCACCACGTGCTCCCGTTGACGAGCGACTGCTGGCTCGCGGCGACGGGCTACTTCGACCTCGAACTCGAGCACGTCGGCCTCCAGACGGGCCTCGGCCACGCGACGGGCTGGGGCGGGCTCTTCCGGACGACCGACGCTGGTCGGACGTGGAAGCGGCTCGACCCCGGGAACGAGTACTCGTACATCCGCCGGGCGTTCACACACGACGGCACGGTGTTCTTCAGCGGTGCCAGCGGTGCGCCGCCGGACTGGGAGTCCGACAGCCACGAGGCCGCGCTGTTCGAGTCGACGAACTTCGGTCGGACCTTCGAACGTGTGGAGTTCCCGGGTGAACCCCGCGACGTCATCGAGGACTGGGTCGTCGAGGACGACGGGACGGTGCTCTGTGGCGGCGGGCTCTTCGACATCCCCGACCCACGGCTCGACGTCGAGGGAACGGTGCTGCGACGGCACGAGGACGGCACCTACGAGACAGTCGGGACGGTGCCGTCGAGCATCGGCCGGATGGAGCTGGTCTGA
- the rdfA gene encoding rod-determining factor RdfA, with translation MTNTACCKVGLLVDEYDLDSGETTDDIDDQLVSRWLGTGRQSSVGYRTLTEWFNKRLLRHAYERAGRTTISARIDGDYEALTADGIEKMEVVDELAADGIDAEAVLDDMISWSTMRNHLKDCLQASKEQQQADTDWERESIEIARERSTQKVKEALKSFKSKGRIEDEQDVEVDVRVQLCCSECPTRVPLDVALNRNYVCPDHKSIAPEDAERSIELAGNGGDSFHWSTSVHHRQEPSFGL, from the coding sequence GTGACCAACACGGCCTGCTGTAAAGTCGGTTTACTCGTCGACGAGTACGACCTCGACTCCGGTGAGACGACCGACGACATCGACGACCAGCTGGTCTCGCGGTGGCTCGGTACGGGCCGTCAGTCGTCGGTCGGGTACCGGACGCTCACGGAGTGGTTCAACAAGCGGCTGCTACGACACGCGTACGAGCGGGCAGGCCGTACCACCATCAGTGCGCGCATCGACGGCGACTACGAGGCGCTCACCGCGGACGGCATCGAGAAGATGGAGGTCGTCGACGAACTCGCCGCCGACGGCATCGACGCCGAGGCTGTCCTCGACGACATGATCTCCTGGAGCACCATGCGGAACCACCTGAAGGACTGCCTCCAGGCGAGCAAGGAGCAACAACAGGCGGACACCGACTGGGAGCGCGAGAGCATCGAGATCGCGCGCGAGCGGAGCACCCAGAAGGTGAAGGAGGCGCTGAAGTCGTTCAAGTCGAAGGGCCGCATCGAGGACGAACAGGATGTCGAGGTCGACGTCCGCGTCCAGCTCTGTTGCAGCGAGTGCCCGACGCGGGTTCCACTCGACGTCGCCCTGAACCGGAACTACGTCTGCCCGGACCACAAGTCGATCGCGCCCGAGGATGCAGAGCGCTCTATCGAACTGGCGGGGAACGGGGGCGACTCGTTCCACTGGTCGACGTCGGTCCACCACAGGCAGGAGCCCTCCTTCGGGCTGTGA
- a CDS encoding archaea-specific SMC-related protein, whose product MTWTLDIENIAGILDGKTTVEPGLNAVRAENWRGKSSLIRAVETAMGTRSPLTEGAAEGRVTLRTEDDEYEVRLSRQGRTVARNGTPYLEDEYDRACASLYAFLTEDNPIRAAVQNGENLESYLTRPLELENINEQIADLQAERSQVESELNRARSASEKLVSKQTQIASLEEELAELETRREEIEEPPENAGSRDDLSSARAEQERIEGQIERLEKSIERIEENLAEHEAELADLEVPDHSAIEADLERLEERVTEHESDIELLKSVYSANRRVVEEGRTELVSDVERGLVEDSMSCWVCGAETDRGALEDRLEALQGKITELEQDANAYRTEKRELQAKKDEQRQKERRERELEREIGNLESQLEERRESLVRKRDSVEAVTERVAELEETVSDQENELTAVESDIKYTQEKLSDLRSEVETLEERAAQQSTLEDERRSLSDEIEALRTRRERMKTETREAFSEAITEIIETFETSYESARLTSNFDLVVARDGREASLDALSEGEVVLLGLVAALAGYEAYDVADRVPVILVDSLGGLTDRNLHLLVDYLSERSERVVCTAYPEQSSFEGHDIDPAEWDVVSDQVDATA is encoded by the coding sequence ATGACCTGGACCCTGGATATCGAGAACATCGCCGGCATCCTCGACGGTAAGACGACCGTCGAACCCGGTCTGAACGCGGTGCGAGCGGAGAACTGGCGCGGCAAGTCGAGCCTCATCCGGGCGGTGGAGACGGCGATGGGGACGCGCTCGCCGTTGACCGAGGGGGCGGCCGAGGGCCGCGTGACATTGCGTACCGAGGACGACGAGTACGAGGTTCGACTGAGCCGACAGGGGCGGACCGTCGCCCGGAACGGGACACCCTACCTCGAAGATGAGTACGACCGCGCCTGTGCCTCCCTCTACGCGTTCCTGACGGAGGACAATCCGATACGGGCGGCGGTGCAGAACGGCGAGAACCTCGAGTCCTACCTGACGAGGCCGCTCGAACTGGAGAACATCAACGAGCAGATCGCCGACCTGCAGGCGGAGCGCTCGCAGGTGGAGTCCGAGCTGAACCGGGCGCGGTCGGCCAGCGAGAAGCTCGTCTCCAAGCAGACGCAGATCGCCTCGCTCGAGGAGGAGCTCGCGGAGCTCGAGACACGACGGGAGGAGATCGAGGAACCCCCGGAGAATGCGGGGTCGCGTGACGACCTCAGCAGTGCCCGGGCCGAGCAAGAGCGCATCGAGGGGCAGATAGAACGACTCGAGAAGAGTATCGAGCGCATCGAGGAGAACCTCGCGGAACACGAGGCCGAGCTGGCGGACCTCGAGGTGCCCGACCACTCGGCCATCGAAGCGGACCTCGAACGGCTCGAAGAGCGGGTGACCGAGCACGAGTCCGACATCGAACTGCTGAAGTCCGTCTACAGCGCGAACCGGCGGGTCGTCGAGGAGGGTCGCACCGAGCTCGTCTCGGACGTGGAGCGTGGCCTCGTCGAGGATTCGATGTCGTGCTGGGTCTGTGGCGCGGAGACCGACCGTGGGGCGTTGGAGGACCGACTGGAGGCGCTTCAGGGGAAGATAACCGAGCTGGAGCAGGACGCGAACGCCTACCGGACGGAGAAGCGCGAACTCCAGGCCAAGAAGGACGAACAGCGCCAGAAAGAGCGTCGGGAGCGGGAGCTGGAGCGCGAGATCGGGAACCTCGAATCCCAGCTGGAGGAACGACGTGAGAGCCTCGTCCGGAAGCGGGACTCCGTCGAAGCGGTCACGGAGCGGGTCGCGGAGCTCGAGGAGACGGTCTCCGACCAGGAGAACGAACTGACGGCCGTCGAGAGCGACATCAAGTACACGCAGGAGAAGCTCTCCGACCTCCGCTCCGAGGTGGAGACGCTGGAGGAGCGTGCCGCCCAGCAGTCGACCCTCGAGGACGAGCGCCGGTCGCTCTCCGACGAGATAGAGGCGCTCCGGACCCGCCGTGAGCGGATGAAGACGGAGACGCGGGAGGCGTTCTCGGAGGCGATTACGGAGATCATCGAGACGTTCGAGACGAGCTACGAGAGCGCGCGGCTGACCTCGAACTTCGACCTCGTGGTCGCCCGGGACGGTCGCGAGGCGTCGCTCGACGCGCTCAGCGAGGGCGAGGTCGTGCTGCTCGGGCTGGTCGCCGCGCTCGCGGGCTACGAGGCGTACGACGTGGCCGACCGGGTGCCGGTCATCCTCGTCGACAGCCTCGGCGGGCTCACAGACAGGAACCTCCACCTGCTCGTCGACTACCTCTCGGAGCGTTCCGAGCGCGTCGTCTGCACGGCCTACCCCGAGCAGTCGTCGTTCGAGGGCCACGACATCGACCCCGCGGAGTGGGACGTGGTCTCGGACCAGGTCGACGCGACGGCGTAG
- a CDS encoding amidohydrolase family protein — MAERIDAFAHVTPPEFYEAMRKTHPTDALENLYFEPIWNLDVRIADMDDNGIDRQVLSLANPPIWRGLTPEDALPMTRLANDLVREMADEHPDRLIPVATLPYVTDDYVAEFERCITDLDMKGVQLFSNEAGRPIDSPAHMALYDIAASEGKPIWLHPQLHEWHAWDSEFELHRTLGWPFDTSLAMARLVFSGAFERNPDLTVVTHHMGAMVPYFIGRLTTFFEARVNNPDMYPEFEAPEFSTSVREQFEMFYGDTVIGGEPAAFECGRAFFGDDHVLFGTDYPFGPEGGRRFMRQAVDLVDGVEDDEARRAIYQENVEALL, encoded by the coding sequence ATGGCCGAACGGATAGACGCGTTTGCGCACGTCACACCACCCGAGTTCTACGAGGCGATGCGGAAGACACACCCGACCGATGCGCTCGAGAACCTCTACTTCGAACCGATCTGGAACCTCGACGTCCGCATCGCGGACATGGACGACAACGGCATCGACCGGCAGGTGCTCTCGCTGGCCAATCCGCCCATCTGGCGCGGGCTGACGCCCGAGGACGCCCTGCCGATGACACGACTGGCCAACGACCTCGTCAGGGAGATGGCGGACGAACATCCGGACCGACTGATCCCGGTCGCGACGCTGCCGTACGTCACCGACGACTACGTGGCCGAGTTCGAGCGCTGCATCACCGACCTCGACATGAAGGGCGTCCAGCTGTTCTCGAACGAGGCGGGCCGTCCCATCGACTCGCCGGCGCACATGGCGCTCTACGACATCGCAGCGAGCGAGGGGAAGCCGATCTGGCTCCACCCCCAGCTCCACGAGTGGCACGCGTGGGACTCGGAGTTCGAGCTGCATCGCACGCTCGGCTGGCCGTTCGACACCAGCCTCGCGATGGCCCGACTCGTGTTCAGCGGTGCGTTCGAGCGGAACCCGGACCTCACCGTCGTCACGCACCACATGGGCGCGATGGTACCGTACTTCATCGGACGGCTCACCACGTTCTTCGAGGCGCGGGTGAACAACCCGGACATGTACCCCGAGTTCGAGGCCCCCGAGTTCTCGACCTCGGTCCGCGAGCAGTTCGAGATGTTCTACGGCGACACCGTCATCGGGGGCGAACCGGCCGCATTCGAGTGTGGTCGGGCGTTCTTCGGCGACGACCACGTCCTGTTCGGTACCGACTATCCGTTCGGACCGGAGGGCGGTCGGCGCTTCATGCGGCAGGCGGTCGACCTCGTCGACGGCGTCGAGGACGACGAGGCGCGCAGGGCCATCTACCAGGAGAACGTCGAGGCACTGCTCTGA